Proteins co-encoded in one Ruegeria sp. YS9 genomic window:
- a CDS encoding HAD-IA family hydrolase: MRTVIFDLDGTLADTSGDLLAAANHCFREMGHGDVLVHGADSGIALRGGRMMLTHGLKRVGAYDEDTVQAYYPVLLEAYARDIDTHTSFYPGALQAVEMLSDAGYGVGICTNKPEHLAELLLTRMGVRDRFASLVGADTLPVRKPDPAPLREAARRAGGDPDWCVLVGDSDTDRNTARAAGVPSVLVTFGPSGDDMAALEPDALLHHFDDLPGLVPDLIGAAA, from the coding sequence ATGCGCACCGTCATCTTCGATCTGGATGGTACTTTGGCGGATACATCCGGCGATTTGCTGGCTGCCGCGAACCATTGTTTCCGCGAGATGGGGCACGGGGATGTCCTGGTCCACGGTGCAGATTCAGGTATAGCGCTGCGAGGCGGACGCATGATGCTGACCCACGGGTTGAAACGTGTCGGGGCCTATGACGAGGATACGGTCCAGGCCTACTATCCGGTTCTGCTTGAAGCTTATGCTCGGGACATCGACACCCACACCAGTTTCTACCCCGGTGCACTACAGGCGGTCGAGATGCTGAGTGACGCGGGTTACGGTGTGGGCATTTGCACGAACAAACCGGAACATCTGGCCGAATTGTTGCTGACGCGCATGGGGGTGCGGGACCGTTTTGCATCTTTGGTCGGGGCCGATACGCTGCCGGTACGCAAACCGGACCCGGCGCCGCTGCGGGAAGCTGCGCGTCGAGCCGGGGGCGATCCGGACTGGTGCGTGCTGGTCGGAGATTCGGATACCGACCGCAACACCGCCAGGGCGGCGGGCGTTCCTTCCGTGCTGGTTACCTTCGGGCCATCGGGGGATGACATGGCGGCTTTGGAACCCGACGCCCTGCTGCACCATTTTGATGATTTGCCCGGCCTCGTGCCTGATCTGATCGGTGCGGCAGCCTGA
- a CDS encoding ASCH domain-containing protein, translated as MSVTLKDLMARYPGAQTFKFGDNPVLSAELLALVRSGRKTATCDALGNYPDGSPEMPKPGRRDIALNWDDTPALVIETVGVSIQRYCDVTEEFALAEGENETLEGWREDHRRYFQRNGGFDPEMKLVCERFRLVEDLAVEG; from the coding sequence ATGAGCGTGACTTTGAAAGACCTTATGGCCCGCTATCCAGGTGCGCAAACCTTCAAATTCGGCGACAACCCGGTGCTGAGTGCAGAGCTTCTGGCTTTGGTCCGTTCTGGCCGTAAAACAGCGACCTGCGATGCGCTCGGCAACTATCCGGACGGCAGCCCTGAAATGCCGAAGCCCGGTCGACGCGATATTGCGCTGAACTGGGATGACACACCGGCTTTGGTCATTGAAACCGTCGGTGTCTCGATCCAGCGCTATTGTGATGTGACCGAGGAATTCGCTTTGGCTGAAGGTGAGAATGAAACGCTTGAAGGATGGCGGGAAGATCATCGCCGTTATTTCCAACGAAACGGCGGCTTTGATCCTGAGATGAAACTCGTGTGCGAACGGTTCCGTCTCGTCGAAGATCTGGCAGTGGAAGGGTGA
- a CDS encoding acetyl/propionyl/methylcrotonyl-CoA carboxylase subunit alpha yields the protein MFNKILIANRGEIACRVMETAQKMGVSCVAVYSDADAAAKHVQMADEAVHIGGPAPADSYLKGDVIIQAALDTGAQAIHPGYGFLSENPDFVDAVQAAGLTFIGPSADAIRKMGLKDAAKVLMEKAGVPVVPGYHGDNQDPEHLAGAADAIGYPVLIKAVAGGGGKGMRLVERPEDFATALDSARGEARTAFGNDAVLVEKFVAKPRHIEVQVFGDGTHAVHLFERDCSLQRRHQKVIEEAPAPGMTSEMREAMGQAGVRAAEAIGYKGAGTVEFIVDASDGLRPDRFWFMEMNTRLQVEHPVTEAITGIDLVEWQLRVAAGESLPKKQDDLAISGHAFEARLYAEDVPKGFLPATGTLTHLVFPANCRADSGVRAGDTISPWYDPMIAKVVVHGSTRAVALETLNRVLQQTEVAGTVTNLAFLGALTRHKGFASGDVDTGLIGRDLETLVQEAEPSDVTAVAAAMTALDLVDVDPETGFSLWAPLHRAVQLSRRDDVLDLDVQVDGPDRQVWQIGKNCVVAERTAGRWKLNGAPMPRVAAHNGTLTVFTDYGQSFDVIDPLDRDASATGDTNVIEAPMPGLVKAVFATAGQTVQKGDRLAILEAMKMEHSLLAARDGIVAEVLVEDGSQVEAGAALVRLEEEA from the coding sequence ATGTTCAACAAAATCCTGATTGCCAACCGGGGCGAGATCGCCTGCCGGGTGATGGAGACAGCTCAGAAGATGGGCGTGTCCTGCGTTGCTGTCTATTCCGATGCGGACGCGGCGGCAAAGCATGTACAAATGGCGGACGAGGCGGTTCATATTGGCGGCCCCGCCCCGGCGGACAGTTATCTGAAGGGCGACGTCATCATTCAGGCCGCGCTGGATACCGGTGCACAGGCGATCCATCCGGGGTATGGCTTTCTGTCCGAGAACCCCGATTTCGTGGATGCCGTGCAGGCGGCGGGGCTCACGTTCATCGGCCCTTCGGCGGATGCGATCCGCAAGATGGGCCTCAAGGACGCGGCCAAGGTTCTGATGGAGAAGGCCGGCGTTCCGGTCGTACCCGGCTATCACGGCGACAATCAGGACCCCGAGCATCTGGCCGGTGCGGCGGATGCGATCGGCTATCCGGTTCTGATCAAGGCCGTTGCGGGCGGCGGCGGCAAGGGGATGCGCCTTGTTGAACGCCCTGAGGATTTCGCGACCGCGCTCGACAGCGCGCGGGGCGAGGCCCGGACCGCCTTCGGCAATGATGCCGTACTGGTCGAAAAATTCGTGGCCAAACCCCGCCATATCGAAGTGCAGGTGTTCGGCGATGGTACTCATGCCGTGCATCTGTTCGAACGCGACTGCTCGTTGCAGCGCCGCCATCAGAAGGTGATCGAAGAAGCCCCCGCCCCGGGCATGACGTCTGAGATGCGCGAGGCCATGGGTCAGGCCGGCGTGCGCGCCGCCGAGGCGATCGGCTATAAGGGCGCGGGCACGGTCGAGTTCATCGTCGATGCCTCTGACGGGCTGCGCCCCGACAGGTTCTGGTTCATGGAAATGAACACGCGCCTTCAGGTGGAGCACCCGGTGACAGAGGCCATCACGGGGATCGATCTGGTCGAGTGGCAGCTTCGCGTGGCCGCAGGCGAGAGCCTTCCCAAGAAGCAGGATGATCTTGCGATCTCGGGCCATGCGTTTGAGGCCCGGCTTTACGCCGAGGACGTTCCGAAAGGGTTCCTGCCCGCGACGGGAACGCTGACTCATCTGGTTTTCCCAGCCAATTGTCGCGCCGATAGCGGCGTTCGCGCCGGGGACACGATCAGCCCGTGGTACGACCCCATGATCGCCAAGGTGGTGGTGCATGGTTCGACACGTGCCGTTGCACTTGAGACGTTGAACCGGGTGCTGCAACAGACTGAAGTTGCGGGTACCGTTACCAATCTGGCTTTTCTCGGTGCGTTGACGCGTCACAAAGGATTTGCCTCGGGCGATGTCGATACGGGTCTGATCGGGCGGGACCTTGAAACGTTGGTACAGGAAGCCGAGCCGTCGGATGTTACCGCGGTTGCGGCGGCGATGACGGCACTGGACCTGGTGGATGTCGATCCGGAAACCGGGTTTTCGCTGTGGGCGCCGCTGCATCGCGCCGTGCAATTGTCCCGTCGTGACGACGTGCTGGATCTGGACGTGCAGGTCGACGGGCCGGATCGCCAAGTCTGGCAGATTGGCAAAAACTGCGTCGTTGCGGAACGCACCGCCGGGCGCTGGAAGTTGAACGGCGCGCCGATGCCTCGCGTTGCCGCACATAACGGGACCCTGACGGTTTTCACCGATTACGGTCAGAGCTTCGACGTCATCGACCCGCTGGACCGGGATGCCAGCGCGACCGGCGACACCAATGTGATCGAGGCGCCTATGCCCGGTCTGGTCAAGGCCGTCTTTGCCACAGCGGGACAAACCGTGCAGAAAGGCGATCGTCTGGCCATTTTGGAAGCGATGAAGATGGAGCATTCGCTGCTTGCGGCGCGGGACGGGATCGTTGCCGAAGTGCTGGTCGAGGATGGTTCGCAGGTCGAAGCCGGGGCTGCCCTGGTGAGGTTGGAGGAAGAAGCTTGA
- a CDS encoding isovaleryl-CoA dehydrogenase: MFMATMKFDLGEDVNALREMVHRWAQERVKPMAAEIDATNAFPNELWKEMGELGLLGVTVPEEYGGAGMSYLAHTIAVEEVARASASVSLSYGAHSNLCVNQIKLNGNEEQKQKYLPRLVSGEHVGALAMSEPSAGSDVVSMKLRAEKRNDHYRLNGNKYWITNGPDADTLVVYAKTDPDAGSKGITAFLIEKEMKGFSTSPHFDKLGMRGSNTAELIFEDVEVPFENVLGEEGKGVAVLMSGLDYERVVLAGIGTGIMAACLDEVMPYVAERKQFGKPIGSFQLMQGKIADMYTAMNSARAYVYEVAKACDRGDVTRQDAAACCLYASEQAMVQAHQAVQALGGAGFLSDAPVSRIFRDAKLMEIGAGTSEIRRMLIGREMMNEML, encoded by the coding sequence ATGTTCATGGCCACGATGAAGTTTGATCTGGGTGAGGATGTGAATGCCCTGCGCGAGATGGTGCATCGCTGGGCGCAGGAGCGTGTCAAGCCGATGGCGGCCGAGATCGACGCCACGAATGCCTTTCCGAACGAGCTGTGGAAAGAAATGGGAGAGCTTGGTCTGTTGGGTGTCACCGTGCCGGAAGAGTACGGCGGTGCAGGCATGTCTTATCTGGCGCATACGATCGCCGTGGAAGAGGTTGCGCGTGCGTCGGCCTCGGTTTCCTTGTCATACGGGGCGCATTCCAACCTGTGCGTGAACCAGATCAAGTTGAACGGCAATGAAGAGCAGAAGCAGAAATACCTGCCGCGCCTGGTTTCCGGTGAGCATGTAGGGGCGCTGGCCATGTCAGAGCCCTCGGCCGGCTCGGATGTGGTGTCGATGAAACTGCGCGCCGAAAAGCGGAACGATCATTACCGCTTGAACGGCAATAAATACTGGATCACCAACGGGCCGGACGCGGATACTCTGGTGGTTTATGCCAAGACGGACCCCGATGCCGGATCGAAGGGCATTACCGCATTCCTGATCGAAAAAGAGATGAAGGGTTTTTCGACCTCGCCCCATTTCGACAAGTTGGGTATGCGCGGGTCGAACACGGCTGAGCTTATCTTTGAAGACGTCGAGGTGCCGTTCGAGAACGTGTTGGGCGAAGAGGGCAAGGGTGTTGCCGTGCTCATGTCCGGGCTGGATTATGAACGTGTCGTACTGGCAGGCATCGGGACCGGCATCATGGCCGCCTGTCTGGACGAAGTGATGCCTTATGTGGCCGAGCGCAAGCAGTTCGGCAAACCCATCGGTAGCTTTCAGTTGATGCAGGGCAAGATTGCCGACATGTACACCGCGATGAACTCGGCGCGGGCCTATGTCTATGAAGTCGCCAAAGCCTGTGACCGCGGTGACGTGACCCGGCAGGATGCGGCGGCGTGCTGCCTTTACGCGTCGGAACAGGCGATGGTTCAGGCCCATCAGGCGGTTCAGGCGCTGGGCGGGGCGGGCTTCCTGTCGGATGCGCCGGTCAGCCGGATTTTCCGGGATGCCAAGTTGATGGAAATCGGCGCAGGCACCAGCGAGATTCGCCGGATGCTGATCGGCCGCGAAATGATGAATGAAATGCTCTGA
- a CDS encoding carboxyl transferase domain-containing protein encodes MKLTSKALPASEGFKQNRTAHLDALAQISAAAEAARMGGGEKSRARHESRGKMLPRRRVANLLDPGSPFLEVGATAAHGMYGDAAPCAGVIAGIGRVQGREVMVVCNDATVKGGTYYPMTVKKHLRAQEIAEENHLPCIYLVDSGGANLPNQDEVFPDRDHFGRIFYNQARMSAKGIPQIAVVMGSCTAGGAYVPAMSDVTIIVKEQGTIFLAGPPLVKAATGEVVSAEDLGGGDVHTRLSGVADYLAEDDAHALALARRAVGSLNRRKPQTVDWASPEDPAYDPEEILGVVPADLRTPYDIREVIARLVDGSRFDEFKPRFGETLVTGFAHVKGCPVGIIANNGVLFSEAAQKGAHFVELCSQRKIPLVFLQNITGFMVGRKYENEGIARHGAKMVTAVATTSVPKITMLVGGSFGAGNYGMAGRAYQPRFLWTWPNSRISVMGGEQAAGVLATVKRDGIERQGGTWSAEEEAEFKRPTLEMFEEQSHPLYASARLWDDGIIDPRKSRDVLALSLNAALNAPIEETRFGVFRM; translated from the coding sequence ATGAAACTCACATCCAAAGCTTTGCCCGCCTCCGAGGGCTTCAAACAAAACCGCACCGCCCATCTCGACGCGCTGGCGCAAATCTCTGCGGCTGCCGAAGCCGCCCGCATGGGCGGTGGCGAGAAATCCCGCGCGCGGCATGAATCCCGTGGCAAGATGTTGCCCCGGCGGCGGGTGGCGAACCTGCTGGATCCGGGGTCTCCGTTCCTCGAAGTCGGGGCGACGGCGGCGCATGGGATGTATGGCGATGCCGCGCCTTGTGCCGGCGTCATCGCGGGGATTGGCCGGGTGCAGGGGCGTGAGGTCATGGTGGTGTGTAACGACGCCACCGTGAAGGGCGGCACCTACTATCCGATGACGGTCAAGAAACACCTCCGCGCGCAGGAGATCGCCGAGGAAAACCATCTGCCCTGCATCTATCTGGTCGACAGCGGTGGCGCGAACCTGCCCAATCAGGATGAGGTCTTTCCCGACCGCGATCACTTTGGCCGCATCTTCTATAACCAAGCGCGGATGAGCGCGAAGGGTATCCCTCAGATCGCTGTGGTCATGGGCTCTTGCACGGCCGGTGGGGCTTATGTGCCCGCGATGTCCGATGTGACGATCATCGTCAAGGAACAGGGCACGATCTTTCTGGCCGGCCCGCCTCTGGTCAAGGCCGCGACGGGCGAGGTCGTCAGCGCCGAAGATCTGGGCGGCGGCGATGTGCACACGCGCCTGTCCGGCGTCGCCGACTATCTGGCCGAGGATGATGCGCACGCGCTGGCTCTGGCCCGTCGGGCGGTTGGGTCACTCAATCGCCGCAAGCCGCAGACGGTGGACTGGGCCAGCCCCGAAGATCCGGCCTATGACCCCGAGGAAATCCTGGGCGTTGTCCCTGCTGATCTGCGCACGCCCTATGACATCCGTGAAGTGATTGCGCGTCTGGTCGATGGGTCTCGGTTCGACGAATTCAAACCGCGCTTCGGCGAAACGCTGGTCACGGGGTTTGCCCATGTCAAAGGCTGCCCGGTTGGGATCATCGCCAACAACGGCGTGCTGTTTTCCGAGGCGGCGCAGAAGGGTGCCCATTTCGTCGAGCTGTGTTCGCAACGCAAAATCCCGCTTGTGTTCCTGCAAAACATCACCGGGTTCATGGTCGGCAGGAAATACGAAAACGAAGGTATTGCGCGGCACGGGGCCAAGATGGTGACGGCGGTGGCGACGACCTCGGTGCCCAAGATCACCATGCTGGTCGGCGGCTCGTTCGGGGCCGGAAACTATGGCATGGCCGGTCGCGCCTATCAGCCGCGATTCCTGTGGACCTGGCCGAACTCGCGGATTTCGGTGATGGGTGGAGAGCAGGCCGCTGGCGTTCTGGCCACCGTCAAACGCGACGGGATAGAACGGCAGGGCGGCACGTGGTCCGCCGAAGAAGAGGCCGAGTTCAAACGCCCGACGCTGGAAATGTTCGAGGAACAGTCGCATCCGCTCTATGCCTCGGCGCGACTGTGGGATGACGGCATCATCGACCCGCGCAAAAGCCGCGACGTGCTGGCGCTGTCGTTGAACGCCGCGCTGAACGCTCCGATCGAGGAGACACGCTTCGGCGTGTTCAGGATGTAA
- a CDS encoding DegT/DnrJ/EryC1/StrS aminotransferase family protein: MTDIFSGSFTQQEPLPEDAIEAALAVLRHGRLHRYNVVPGELGETALLEQEFAAQMGAKYCLAVSSGGYALATALRAVGVQPGDPVLTNAFTLAPVPGSIASVGGRAIFVGVTEDLTIDLDDLEAKLDQARVLMLSHMRGHLCDMDRLMQMCDAAGVIVIEDCAHTMGAAWRGQLSGRQGAIGCYSCQTYKHVNSGEGGLLVTDDEELAAKATMLSGSYMLYERHLAAPGPDVFERIKYTTPNVSGRMDNLRAAILRPQLRDLDRQVARWNERYREIETGLRGTPGLTIVERPEAETYVGSSIQFLLLDWSPERIAEVISRCAARGVELKWFGGAEPTGFTSRYDSWRYFDSERMPESDRVLAGVMDMRVPLTFSLEDCRLIARIIRAEVSAVYQS; this comes from the coding sequence ATGACCGACATATTCTCTGGCAGCTTTACGCAGCAGGAACCCCTTCCGGAAGATGCAATCGAAGCGGCATTGGCCGTTCTGCGCCATGGGCGTCTGCATCGTTACAATGTCGTCCCCGGAGAGTTGGGGGAAACAGCCCTGCTGGAGCAGGAATTTGCGGCGCAGATGGGGGCAAAATACTGTCTGGCGGTTTCGTCTGGCGGTTACGCTCTGGCCACGGCCCTGCGTGCGGTTGGCGTGCAGCCCGGTGACCCGGTTTTGACAAATGCGTTTACGCTGGCGCCGGTCCCGGGGTCGATTGCCTCGGTCGGAGGGCGGGCAATTTTTGTCGGAGTGACGGAAGACCTGACCATTGATCTGGATGATCTTGAGGCCAAGCTGGATCAGGCGCGTGTGTTGATGCTCAGCCATATGCGCGGACATCTGTGTGACATGGACCGGCTGATGCAGATGTGTGACGCAGCCGGGGTGATCGTGATCGAGGATTGCGCACACACGATGGGTGCAGCCTGGCGCGGTCAGTTGTCGGGGCGGCAGGGCGCGATCGGGTGTTATTCCTGTCAGACCTACAAGCATGTCAATTCCGGCGAAGGGGGCTTGCTGGTCACCGATGACGAGGAACTGGCGGCCAAGGCCACGATGTTGTCGGGATCCTACATGTTGTATGAACGCCATCTTGCGGCGCCGGGGCCGGACGTGTTCGAACGGATCAAATATACCACGCCCAACGTCTCGGGCCGGATGGACAATTTGCGCGCGGCGATCCTGCGCCCGCAATTGCGGGATCTTGACCGACAGGTGGCCCGGTGGAACGAACGTTATCGCGAGATCGAAACCGGGTTGCGCGGCACTCCGGGTCTGACGATTGTCGAGCGGCCCGAGGCGGAAACCTATGTTGGGTCTTCGATCCAGTTCCTGCTGCTGGATTGGTCGCCTGAACGGATAGCCGAAGTCATCAGCCGTTGCGCGGCGCGTGGGGTTGAGCTGAAGTGGTTCGGCGGTGCCGAACCGACAGGTTTCACGTCGCGCTATGACAGTTGGCGGTATTTCGACAGCGAGCGGATGCCGGAAAGTGACCGCGTTCTGGCCGGCGTGATGGATATGCGCGTGCCTTTGACGTTTTCCCTGGAGGATTGTCGATTGATCGCACGGATCATCCGGGCCGAAGTGAGCGCGGTTTATCAGTCTTGA
- a CDS encoding OmpW family protein, which translates to MTKKLAALTLSTALVALAAPALAQSQGDWTLGIGVGYLDPKSDNGTLAGAAATIDADTRPIFTAEYFIRDNLGIELLAATPFKHTVSLGGTDAATVKHLPPTLSLNYHFPTNSAWKPYVGAGLNYTIFFDEQSPLGNIKVDDSFGVSLQAGLDYMVTDNGAIRLNVRWFDIDSDVSLNGAPIGTAEIDPWLVGVSYVHRF; encoded by the coding sequence ATGACAAAGAAACTCGCCGCTTTGACACTGTCTACCGCGTTGGTCGCACTGGCGGCTCCGGCTTTGGCCCAGTCGCAAGGGGATTGGACGCTGGGTATCGGTGTTGGCTATCTGGATCCGAAATCCGACAACGGTACGCTGGCCGGTGCGGCAGCGACGATCGACGCGGACACCCGCCCGATCTTCACTGCTGAATACTTTATTCGCGACAACCTGGGTATCGAGCTTCTGGCAGCGACCCCGTTCAAACACACCGTTTCCCTTGGCGGTACGGACGCGGCCACGGTCAAGCACCTGCCGCCCACCCTGTCGCTGAACTATCACTTCCCGACCAACAGCGCCTGGAAACCCTATGTCGGCGCCGGTCTCAACTATACGATCTTCTTCGACGAGCAATCGCCCCTGGGCAATATCAAGGTCGATGACTCCTTCGGCGTCTCGTTGCAGGCCGGTCTGGATTACATGGTCACCGACAACGGGGCGATCCGCCTGAACGTGCGCTGGTTCGACATTGACTCGGACGTCTCGCTCAACGGCGCCCCCATCGGCACCGCGGAAATCGATCCCTGGCTGGTCGGTGTTTCCTACGTCCATCGGTTCTGA
- the glmU gene encoding bifunctional UDP-N-acetylglucosamine diphosphorylase/glucosamine-1-phosphate N-acetyltransferase GlmU — protein sequence MSNALVILAAGKGTRMNSDLPKVLHPIAQVPMLIHAMRAGSVLSPERTVIVTGHGSEAVAKAAMAEDEDVQIAVQEDQLGTAHAVAQARNALNGFDGDVVVLYGDTPFLQPDTLERMIEARSGNDLVILGFEAVDPARYGRLVMNGDVLERIVEFKDASDEERSITFCNSGLLACNAQLLFSLIDEVGNDNAAGEYYLTDVVEIARRRGLNVTAVACDEAQTLGVNSRADLAAADAVFQARARAELLDLGVTLMAPETVYLAADTVVGRDTVIEPNVVFGPGVTVESGSMIRAFSHLEGCHVSRGAVVGPYARLRPGAELAENTRVGNFVEIKNAEIAEGAKVNHLSYIGDASVGAATNIGAGTITCNYDGVMKHKTTIGANVFVGSNTMLVAPVTVGDGAMTATGTVVTRDVDPEALAVARAKQENKPGYARKLFDMLKAKKARRDKKA from the coding sequence ATGAGCAATGCCCTTGTCATCCTTGCCGCCGGAAAAGGCACCAGGATGAATTCGGATCTTCCCAAAGTCCTGCATCCCATCGCTCAGGTTCCGATGCTGATCCATGCGATGCGCGCCGGATCTGTCCTGTCGCCCGAACGTACTGTGATCGTTACCGGCCACGGGTCCGAAGCTGTGGCAAAGGCCGCAATGGCCGAGGATGAAGATGTGCAAATCGCCGTTCAGGAAGACCAGTTGGGTACGGCCCATGCGGTCGCCCAGGCCCGGAACGCATTGAACGGCTTCGATGGCGATGTGGTTGTTCTTTACGGCGACACCCCGTTCTTGCAGCCCGACACGCTGGAAAGGATGATCGAGGCGCGGTCCGGGAATGACTTGGTCATTCTTGGCTTTGAAGCGGTCGACCCTGCCCGTTATGGCCGGCTGGTCATGAATGGCGATGTGCTGGAACGCATTGTCGAGTTCAAAGATGCGTCAGATGAAGAACGATCCATAACTTTCTGCAATTCAGGGCTTTTGGCCTGCAATGCGCAGTTGCTGTTTTCGTTGATCGACGAGGTCGGAAACGACAACGCTGCGGGCGAGTACTATCTGACCGACGTGGTTGAAATTGCGCGCCGCCGTGGGCTGAACGTGACCGCTGTCGCGTGCGACGAGGCGCAGACGCTGGGCGTGAACTCTCGCGCTGATCTGGCCGCCGCAGATGCCGTGTTTCAGGCGCGCGCGCGAGCTGAGCTTCTTGACCTGGGCGTCACATTGATGGCCCCAGAGACGGTGTACCTGGCTGCGGATACGGTGGTCGGGCGCGATACGGTGATCGAACCGAATGTGGTGTTCGGACCGGGCGTCACGGTTGAAAGCGGCTCGATGATCCGGGCCTTTTCGCATCTTGAGGGCTGCCATGTCAGCCGGGGCGCTGTCGTCGGCCCCTACGCGCGCCTGCGCCCCGGCGCCGAACTCGCTGAAAACACGCGGGTCGGCAATTTCGTCGAGATCAAGAATGCCGAAATCGCCGAAGGCGCGAAGGTCAATCACCTCAGCTATATCGGAGACGCTTCGGTTGGCGCTGCGACCAACATCGGCGCAGGGACGATCACCTGCAACTATGACGGCGTGATGAAGCATAAAACCACGATTGGTGCGAACGTCTTTGTCGGCTCGAACACCATGCTGGTGGCCCCGGTCACTGTGGGCGACGGCGCGATGACCGCGACGGGCACCGTCGTGACCAGGGATGTGGACCCCGAGGCATTGGCCGTGGCCCGCGCCAAGCAGGAAAACAAGCCCGGATATGCGCGTAAATTGTTTGACATGTTGAAGGCGAAGAAGGCTCGCCGCGATAAAAAGGCCTGA
- a CDS encoding AMP-binding protein, with protein sequence MAQQCLNHPGEQVALVDLTGSGRRLITYGQLAQMADGIARALLARVQPGDRVGVLLSQSPWCAAAHLAIWKIGAISVPLFKLFKQDALRSRAGDAGVQIVLTDAEGVDLLGDLAEPLIASEIGVAGPALPYAATGPEDPAVLIYTSGTTGSPKGALHGHRVLTGHFPGVSISHNHLRDGDCLWTPADWAWIGGLFDVLMPGLALGIPVVAARLEKFSPEACAEIIARGGVRNVFFPPTALRMLKASDQAIPGLRSVASGGEPLGAEMLAWGQCAFGLTINEFYGQTECNMVVSSCAEDFPVQPGCIGKPVPGHEVAVIDDNGNPTSEEGDVAIRRGSASMLLEYWNNPQATAEKFRGDWLITGDRGVWEGDYLRFVGRDDDVITSAGYRIGPAEIEDCLLTHPAVATVGVVGKPDKLRTEIVKAYVVLKPGAEATGAELQEWVKDRLAQYSYPREVAFLEELPMTVTGKVIRKELKVRAAGEVHE encoded by the coding sequence ATGGCGCAGCAATGTCTGAACCATCCGGGTGAACAGGTGGCGCTTGTTGATCTGACCGGATCAGGGCGGCGGCTGATAACCTATGGGCAACTGGCACAGATGGCTGATGGGATCGCCCGCGCCCTGCTGGCCCGCGTCCAGCCCGGTGATCGGGTCGGAGTGCTGCTGAGCCAGTCTCCCTGGTGTGCGGCAGCTCATTTGGCGATCTGGAAGATCGGCGCGATTTCGGTGCCCTTGTTCAAGTTGTTCAAGCAGGATGCGCTGCGATCGCGGGCGGGCGATGCAGGCGTTCAGATTGTGCTGACCGATGCCGAAGGGGTGGATTTGCTGGGCGATCTGGCTGAACCTCTGATCGCATCCGAAATTGGCGTGGCGGGTCCTGCGCTGCCCTATGCCGCGACCGGGCCCGAGGATCCTGCCGTATTGATCTACACCTCTGGTACAACCGGCAGCCCGAAAGGCGCACTGCACGGGCACCGGGTTCTGACCGGGCATTTTCCGGGCGTCTCGATCAGCCACAATCACCTGCGCGACGGAGACTGCCTGTGGACCCCGGCGGATTGGGCGTGGATCGGTGGGTTGTTCGATGTGCTGATGCCTGGCCTTGCGCTGGGCATCCCGGTTGTCGCGGCACGGCTTGAGAAGTTCTCTCCCGAAGCCTGCGCCGAGATCATTGCGCGGGGCGGGGTGCGGAATGTCTTCTTCCCACCAACAGCGCTGCGGATGCTCAAGGCTTCGGATCAGGCGATCCCCGGGCTGCGCTCGGTGGCGTCCGGCGGCGAGCCGCTGGGGGCCGAGATGCTGGCCTGGGGCCAATGTGCGTTTGGTCTGACGATCAACGAATTCTACGGTCAGACCGAATGCAACATGGTCGTATCCTCCTGCGCCGAGGATTTCCCCGTTCAACCCGGATGCATTGGGAAACCGGTGCCGGGGCATGAGGTTGCAGTGATCGACGACAACGGCAACCCGACCAGCGAGGAAGGCGATGTCGCCATCCGGCGCGGTTCGGCTTCGATGCTGCTGGAATACTGGAACAATCCGCAAGCGACGGCCGAGAAGTTCCGGGGCGACTGGCTGATCACCGGAGACCGCGGCGTGTGGGAGGGCGACTATCTGCGCTTTGTCGGTCGGGATGATGACGTGATTACCTCCGCCGGATACCGGATCGGCCCGGCCGAGATTGAGGACTGCCTGCTGACCCATCCGGCGGTGGCGACGGTTGGCGTGGTCGGCAAGCCTGACAAGCTGCGGACCGAGATCGTGAAAGCTTATGTGGTGTTGAAACCGGGGGCCGAGGCCACGGGTGCCGAGTTGCAGGAGTGGGTCAAGGACCGTCTGGCGCAGTATTCCTATCCGCGCGAGGTGGCGTTTCTGGAGGAGCTGCCGATGACGGTGACGGGGAAGGTGATCCGGAAGGAATTGAAGGTGCGGGCGGCGGGGGAGGTACATGAATGA